The Clostridium septicum genome contains a region encoding:
- the rho gene encoding transcription termination factor Rho, with the protein MTKEVYEKKTLAELKEIAKEKGIKNISKLKKIELIESIIENSPKAIEKNGVILQEKITPKQSVTDNKTIDLRENNKEEKKERLQVMINESNTAKGVLEILENNNFGFLRCNNYQTGENDIYVSPSQIRRFNLRTGDEVQGKVREAKEGEKFKALLYVDKVNGENPEKAVGRKSFESLTPIYPEERLHLETINENDLSSRLMDIICPIGKGQRGIIVAPPKAGKTTLLKKVAQNITVNYPEVTLIVLLIDERPEEVTDMKRSINGDVIYSTFDEEPQNHTKVSRMVLERAKRMVEQGKDVVILLDSLTRLSRAYNLTITPTGRTLSGGLDPGALLMPKKFFGAARNIEEGGSLTILATALVDTGSRMDDMIFEEFKGTGNMEVHLDRKLQERRIFPAIDIYKSGTRKEDLILSDEEKEVAYSIRRVMYRDGNIENVTEKLINMLSKTKNNSEFISMFNKSDIERK; encoded by the coding sequence TTGACCAAAGAGGTGTATGAAAAGAAAACATTAGCTGAGCTTAAGGAAATAGCTAAAGAAAAAGGTATAAAAAATATAAGCAAGTTAAAAAAAATAGAACTTATAGAGAGTATTATAGAAAATTCACCTAAGGCTATAGAAAAAAATGGAGTAATTTTACAGGAGAAGATAACTCCTAAACAAAGTGTAACAGATAATAAAACTATAGATCTTAGAGAAAATAATAAAGAAGAAAAAAAAGAAAGATTACAGGTTATGATAAATGAATCTAATACAGCTAAAGGGGTTTTAGAAATATTAGAAAATAATAATTTTGGATTTCTAAGATGTAATAATTATCAAACAGGTGAAAATGATATTTATGTTTCACCATCTCAAATTAGAAGATTCAATTTGAGAACAGGAGATGAAGTTCAAGGTAAAGTTAGAGAGGCTAAAGAAGGGGAGAAATTTAAAGCTTTACTATATGTAGATAAAGTAAATGGAGAGAATCCTGAAAAAGCTGTTGGGAGAAAATCTTTTGAAAGTTTGACTCCAATATATCCAGAAGAAAGATTACATTTAGAAACTATTAATGAAAATGACTTATCATCTAGATTAATGGATATAATATGTCCTATAGGTAAGGGGCAGAGAGGAATAATAGTTGCTCCGCCTAAGGCTGGAAAAACTACCTTATTAAAAAAGGTAGCACAAAATATAACAGTAAATTATCCAGAAGTAACATTAATAGTATTACTTATAGATGAAAGACCAGAGGAAGTAACTGATATGAAGCGTTCAATAAATGGAGATGTAATTTACTCAACTTTCGATGAAGAGCCTCAAAATCATACTAAGGTTTCTAGAATGGTATTAGAAAGAGCTAAAAGAATGGTAGAGCAAGGTAAAGATGTAGTGATATTGTTAGATAGTTTAACTAGATTGTCAAGAGCGTATAATTTGACTATAACTCCAACTGGAAGAACTTTATCTGGTGGTTTAGATCCAGGTGCTTTACTTATGCCTAAAAAATTCTTTGGAGCAGCAAGAAATATAGAAGAAGGTGGTAGCTTAACTATTTTAGCAACTGCTTTAGTAGATACTGGTTCAAGAATGGATGATATGATATTTGAAGAGTTTAAGGGAACTGGAAATATGGAAGTTCATTTAGATAGAAAACTTCAAGAAAGAAGAATATTCCCAGCTATAGATATCTATAAATCTGGTACAAGAAAAGAAGATTTAATCTTAAGTGATGAAGAAAAAGAAGTTGCATATTCAATTAGAAGAGTTATGTATAGAGATGGAAACATAGAGAATGTAACAGAAAAACTTATAAACATGTTGTCTAAGACAAAAAATAATTCTGAATTTATAAGTATGTTTAATAAAAGTGATATAGAACGTAAATAA
- the rpmE gene encoding 50S ribosomal protein L31: MREGIHPKYNNEAVVKCACGNTFTTGSVKDELKVEICSKCHPFFTGKQKIVDVGGRVDKFNKRFNLNK; this comes from the coding sequence ATGAGAGAAGGCATACATCCAAAATACAACAATGAAGCTGTAGTTAAGTGTGCATGTGGAAATACTTTTACAACTGGTTCAGTTAAAGACGAACTTAAAGTAGAAATATGCTCTAAATGCCACCCATTCTTCACTGGAAAACAAAAGATCGTTGATGTTGGCGGTAGAGTTGATAAGTTCAACAAGAGATTCAATCTTAACAAATAG
- a CDS encoding thymidine kinase, which translates to MSKLYFRYGAMNSGKSTHLMQVAHNYEERGMKVALVKPSTDKKGGEKLLSRLGVERKVDLIIGENDNIIEEVKKYKNKVNGIDCILVDEVQFLKAKQIDELFEVAVVLDIPVICYGLRTDFKMQGFEGSTRLLLIAHSIEEMKTICKCGRKALFNGRKINNKFVFEGEQIAIDHIDNVEYESLCGNCYFKYQHKK; encoded by the coding sequence GTGAGTAAGTTATATTTTAGATATGGAGCAATGAATTCAGGAAAATCAACACATCTTATGCAAGTTGCACATAATTATGAAGAAAGAGGAATGAAGGTTGCATTGGTTAAACCATCTACAGATAAAAAAGGTGGAGAAAAACTATTATCTAGATTAGGTGTAGAACGTAAAGTAGATCTAATAATAGGTGAAAATGATAATATAATTGAAGAAGTTAAAAAATATAAAAATAAAGTTAACGGAATAGATTGTATATTAGTAGATGAAGTTCAGTTTTTAAAAGCTAAGCAAATAGATGAGTTATTTGAAGTGGCTGTAGTTTTAGATATACCAGTTATATGTTATGGTCTTAGAACTGATTTTAAAATGCAAGGTTTTGAAGGTAGTACAAGATTATTATTAATAGCACATAGCATAGAAGAAATGAAGACAATCTGTAAATGTGGAAGAAAAGCTTTATTTAATGGAAGAAAAATAAATAACAAATTTGTTTTCGAAGGGGAACAAATAGCTATTGATCATATAGATAATGTAGAGTATGAATCATTATGTGGAAACTGTTATTTTAAGTATCAACATAAAAAATAA
- a CDS encoding MGDG synthase family glycosyltransferase: MKKILIFSTSTGEGHNQAANSISSTLEKNGYEVVRNDFLVSNSKILTKFFVGGYEISASIFQKTYGFFYKLTDTFLTNKILSFICFLLRKKVFKYINTIQPDIILLTHPFAVNILGSLKRKGLEIPVISIVTDFKAHSTYIDKDIDAYITASEFTKKDLSKRGISSDKIFPFGIPVKDEFLESNPLIRTTKNDEYFNILLMSGSMGLKNISYVLKELLNNSHKLRITVVCGNNTKLKENLLKEYKHVIKDKKLHILGFSRDVDSLMEYSDLIISKPGGLTITEAINKNLPILIPFAIPGQETQNVEFLTSHGYALYTDNLLELNLIVDDLINNPNKLYSIRNKLNILASTYSKINIVKLADKLINK, from the coding sequence ATGAAGAAAATTTTAATATTCAGTACTTCCACTGGCGAAGGGCATAATCAAGCGGCAAACTCTATATCTAGTACATTAGAAAAGAACGGTTATGAAGTTGTAAGAAATGATTTTTTAGTAAGTAATAGCAAAATTTTAACTAAATTTTTCGTTGGCGGATACGAAATATCAGCTTCTATCTTTCAAAAAACTTATGGTTTTTTTTATAAACTTACTGATACTTTTCTTACAAATAAAATTCTTTCATTTATTTGTTTTTTATTAAGAAAAAAAGTGTTTAAATATATTAATACTATTCAACCTGATATTATATTACTTACACACCCTTTTGCCGTTAATATTTTAGGATCTCTAAAAAGAAAAGGTTTAGAAATACCTGTTATTTCTATAGTAACTGACTTTAAAGCTCATTCAACTTATATAGATAAAGATATAGATGCCTATATTACAGCCAGTGAATTCACAAAAAAAGATTTATCTAAAAGAGGTATTTCTTCTGATAAAATTTTCCCATTTGGAATACCAGTTAAAGATGAATTTCTCGAAAGTAATCCGCTTATACGTACCACTAAAAACGATGAATACTTCAACATCCTATTAATGAGTGGTAGTATGGGCCTTAAAAATATATCTTATGTATTAAAAGAGCTATTAAATAATTCTCATAAACTTAGAATCACAGTTGTTTGTGGAAATAATACTAAACTAAAAGAAAATCTTTTAAAAGAATATAAGCATGTAATTAAAGATAAAAAACTTCATATTTTAGGGTTTTCTAGAGATGTAGATTCATTAATGGAGTATTCAGATTTAATAATAAGTAAACCAGGTGGACTAACCATTACAGAAGCAATAAATAAGAATTTACCTATTTTAATTCCATTTGCAATTCCTGGTCAAGAAACTCAAAATGTAGAATTTCTTACTTCACATGGATATGCTTTATATACTGATAACCTACTAGAACTTAATCTGATTGTAGATGATTTGATTAATAATCCTAATAAATTATATTCTATTCGTAACAAACTTAATATTCTTGCAAGTACATATTCTAAGATTAATATAGTTAAACTTGCAGATAAGTTAATAAATAAATAA